The window CAGAACCTGCGTGGACTGCTCGAGCTCGGCGAGCGCACTCGACTGCTGGTCGCCGGTCGTCGCGGCATTGTCGGCTTTGGCCGCGGACCGATGCTTGTCCATGACTTTCCCGGCTTGCTCGAACACGAACTTCACCAGCTGGGGAAGTACGGTGGCGCTGACGGTGGCCAGCGTGAAGGGGTCAGACACGGGCGCTCCCAGGACACAGACGCTGATATGCGCGACGCGACAAGGTCGGTCGCGGGTTAGCCGGCGATCACCGTCGGCTCGCACACGCTTGCACAGCAACACCCGTCAGGGCGAGCAGCCGCCGGTGTTTCCACCCAGACGGAGCGATCTGCCCTAAATCTGGATCAATTGCGTATCTGTCGGACGGCGAAGCGCACCCGCAGGAGACCACCGTCCATCGCCGACCTTGGGCTGCAGAGCTCGCCGCCGTGTGCGGTGTTCGTGCCGGGACAAGCCGCTGGCCTGGATGTCAATAGATTGGCCTTGATGTGTCAAGGGATTGTCACGTCGAGTGTTAGGCTGGGCTGTTCGTGGCCGTGGTGTTCAGCGGCAGCGCCTGTGGGGTTTCCAGATGTCAGTTCTTGGCCTCATTCTGATCTCGTACGCACGCTCAGGAACCGCACAGCAATGCCGGCGTCCCGAATTTAGGCAAATCCAAGCGGTGCAGGCCGCGTACCACGATGAACTGGCTCGGGTCCGGACAGCTGACCTAAGGGATGTCTCGTAACCCCGGTGTCGGGCTGACTGGCCGGTAGTTGATCATGTTGGTGTGGTGCAGGTGATCACGGCGTCGCGGCTGGAGTGGATTGCCCCCTTCACCGGGCTGGAACCGGGCCAGTTCCGCAAGCTGGTGCGGTTGGTCGCCCAGCGCGGCGGAGACGAGATCACCGACGGCCGCCCTGGCCGGCAGTGGGCGTCGCCGCTGGCCGACCGGGGGCTGCTGGTGGCGACGTACTGGTGGACGAACCTGAGGATGCGGTAGATCGGGCCGTTGTTCGGGGTGTCGCATTCGGCGGCGCACCGGGTGATCGACTCGATCGGTCCGCTGCTGGCGTTGGCGCCGGTCCGCAAACGCCGGGTTGGCTCCGTGGCGATCGTGGACGGTACCCTGGTCCCGACCCGGGATCACCGGCTGGCGACTCCGTCGAAGAACTACCGGTACTCCACCAACGTACAGGTCGCGATCGATGCCGAGACCAGGCTGGTGATCGCTACCGGTGATCCGCGGCTGGGCAGCCGCAACGACTGCACCGTGTACCGCGACTCGGGTATCGCCGAGGCACTCGCCGGCCGGCCGGTCATGGCCGATGGTGGTTACCAAGGTAATCCGGAGGTGGTCATGCCGTACTGCAAACCTCGTGACGGCAGCGAGTTGCCGGACTGGAAGGAAGACCTCAACGCGACCCACCGCAAGGTCCGTGCCCGCGTCGAGCACGTGCTGGCCCGGATGAAGAACTTCAAGATCCTCCGCGACTACCGTCTGTCGGCGAGCACGCTCGCCGACACCGTCTCCGGCATCGCGCACCTGCACAACGTCGTCCTCCCCGACTGACCGCAACACCAGTCCCACCAACCACAACACGAGTTACGAGACATTCCTTAGGAGGTGAACTTTACGGGCTCGGGGCACTGATTCGGCCGCGATACTTCTGTTCATGCAGGCGGGTGAAGGGTGACGAGCTGCTTTACAAATGTCCGAGCCACGCGAGGATATAACGCGAAGCTTCGGCGGACGGCGAGAGGACATGTCCCCAGCCGGGGACAAGGTGAGTTGTTAGTCTGGTGCCCCGTCGGAAAAAGCGTGCTTCGTGTTCTGAGAGGGCCCGGTTGTCTCGGCATCGCCCGGCCTGCGCACTTGCGGGGCAGAAACGAATTGTCCTGCTGCCCTGCGATCACCAGTATCGGCGGGACCGAAACGGTCATCGGGATCGTCCACATCTCGCGTGCGCCAGTCAGCTCCGCGCGTGACCAGATCCCCTTTGTGTTCTCATCTTGGCGCACGAGGTCTGCCGGGCTGGCCGGAGACCACCACAAGTCCCCTCGTCGACCGGGTACCGTGGTGATCCAGCCGTCATCGAGGTCGGCGAATCGAGCTTCGCGGTTCGCTGTATGGACCGCGTCGGGTGGCACGGCGACATCCGCGAGGTCGGGTGTCCGTGGCCAGTGAATACTCCCCATAGGCGGCCAGATAAGGCCCCGCTGATGGCCACCGGGTTCCCCGTGGACGGCCAGATATCTCCCCGGTAGATCGTCCGGGATGTCGTGCGGCAAGGCTGCGCGACGTGAAGAGCAGCAGGGAGATCATGGAGATCCTCGAGGCGTATGACCTCACGGGGAGTTACCGCGCCGCGGCGGAGCTCGCGGGGTGTGACCACCACACCGTCGCGCGGTATGTAGCCCTGCGGGAGGCCGGTGAAGCACCGGTCGCGCGGGAGCACCGCGTTCGCCCGATCGACGAGTACCTGCCGAAGATCGAGGAGCTGGTGGTGCGCTCCAACGGCCGGGTCCGCGCTGATGTGGTGCATCAGCGGATCACCGCGATGGGCTTCACCGGAGGTGAACGCACCACCCGACGGGTGGTGGCGCAGGTGAAACAGCGGTTGCGGGCCGGTCAGCGGCGAGTGTTCCGGCCGTGGATCGTGGAGCCCGGACTGTGGTTGCAGTGGGATTGGGGCCACGGACCGAAAATCGCCGGTAGGCAGACGCAGCTGTGGTGTGCGTGGCTGGCGTGGTCGCGGTTTCGGGTGGTGATCCCGGTGATGGACAAGACCCTGCCGACGATCGTGGCGTGCCTGGACACCACCCTGCGACGAATCGGCGGTGTTCCGACGTATGCGTTGACCGACAACGAAAAGACAGTGTCGGTGGACCATATCGCGGCGATCGCGGTCCGCAACCCCGACATCGTCGAAGTGGGCCGGCACTACGGGATGACGATCCGCACCTGCATCCCGGCGGACCCGCAGACCAAGGGCGGGTCGGAGGCGACGGTCCGGATCGCGAAGGCCGATCTGGTGCCCACCGACACCAACCTGCTGGAGGAGTACCGCAGCTTCGGCGAGCTCGAGACAGCCTGCCGGGAGTTCTGTGAGCAGGTCAACGACCGGCCGCACCGCGAGACCCACCGCCGCCCCGTTGAAGCGCTCGCGGAGGAACGCCAACGGCTGCATCCCTTGACCCGTAAGCCGTTCACTGTCGCGTTCGGCACCACCCGGCGCGTCAACTGGGACGGCACCGTCTCCGTTGAGGGCGTGCGGTATTCGGTGCCGCACCAGCTGGTCGACACCCGGGTCTGGGTCCGCTTCCACGGCGACGACCTGATCGTCACCTCGGTCGATGACAACGGCCCCGCCGAGGTCGCCCGGCACGCTCGTTCGACACCGGGCAACCCGTCGATCAAGGACGAGCACTACCCACCACGCCCCGATCACCACGGCGACCGGACCCCGCGAGCCAGCTCGGCGGAGGAGGCGGCGTTCCTGGCGCTGGGCAGCGGCGCGGCAGCCTGGTTGACCGAGGCCGCGGCCACCGGCGCGCGTCGGATCCGCCCGAAGATGGCCGAAGCAGTCACCCTGGCGAAGCTGCATCCCGCCGAGGAGGTTGATCGGGCGCTGGGGATCGCGGCGATCGCCGGGCGGTTCGCCGAGAACGACCTGATCCGCATCCTGACCCACAACACCGGCCGCGACACCGCCGAACCCTCGCGGGCCAGTGAGGACCACAGCCTCCAGCCGGGCACCTCGGCCTGGTCCAGCTTCGGCCTCCCCACCAGCGACAACGACTCTGAAAGTGACGTGTGATGACCTCTGGACTGCGCGTCGCCGGCCCCGCCGGTGACCCCCTCGCCGAAGCCGTCGCGCTGACGAAACGGCTGAAACTGCCGCACCTGCGGCGCGCGTTGACCGACCTGATCCCGACCGCGAAGGCACAACGCTGGGACCCGGCCGAGGTCGTGCGGGTCCTGCTCGCCGAGGAAGCCGCCGGCCGCGACGCCGCGAACCTGCGAACGCGGCGCAAACGCGCCGCGTTCCCCGCAGGCAAGACCTTCGGCGACTGGGACGAGCAAGCCTCCTCCATCGCCCGCCCCACCCAAGACTCGCTGAAGACCCTGGAATGGGTGCGGAACAAGGAAAACCTCTGCATCTGCGGACCGTCCGGGACCGGCAAATCACACTTCTGCGAAGCCCTCGGCCAAGCTGCGATCGAAGCGGGGCTGACCGTCGCCTGGTTCACCATCGAAGACCTAGGCGCACTCGTGCGCCGGCACCGGGTCGACGACTCCATCACCCGAGCCCTGGCCCGGCTGATCCGCACCGACTTGATCATCATTGACGACATCGGGCTGCTGCCGGTCAGCCCCGACGCAGCTGAAGGGTTCTACCGGCTGGTCGACGCCGCCTACGAACGCCGCGCGCTAGCCGTGAGCTCGAACCTGCACCCCTCAGGATTCGACGAGATCATGCCGAAAACCCTGGCCACCGCCACGGTCGACCGGCTCCTGCACCACGCGCACGTCGTCGTCACCCAAGGTGACAGCTTCCGGCTCGCCCAAGCTACCTCCGGACAGGGGGTCAGGCCGTTGCGTTGATCTGAGTCCTACCCAGGCGGGGAAATATCTGGCCGTGAGCGGGGACGTCCGCTTGGCCGCCAGCGGGGAGAACATCTGGCCGCCTACGGGGAGGAAAAACTGACCATTGACACTGCCCGGTGACGATGGTGCGTCCGAGGCCAACACGAGGTCGTCGCCACGGTGGTGGGTGATGATGTCGGGGCGTGGGCAGGGTCGGTTTCCGCCGCGAGCGAGCACCCTCGCCGTTCGCTCCAACTGAGCAGGTCAAGCTGTGCCCGAAGGCCCGGATTCTGGGTTCTCCATTGCCCCCACTACAGAGTATCAGCGATCCGGATGTCGCTTCTGATTGCAGCCGGACACCGCGACGGCGCGCTGAAGTGGGTCGCTGGTTACAGGTTCGCTATGTCACCGCCAAAGCGCTGGTCAACGGTTCGACGCTGGTGATGGGCATTGCGTCGCTGCTGATGGGCTATTCCCGCCGTGTGCGAGGCGTGAGGGAAAGACCGGGGTGACCGACGTCGACGCCTAACCGGTGAGCACGGGAAAGCCGACCAGGCCGCTCTCTGCGCCGACTCGTCAGGCGCGGGCCGGGGATCAGTGCGAGGTGCGTGCCGACGGCCTGCTGGCGCAGCGGTCCTGTGCACTCGCCGCGACCCCTCTCGGGGCGCGGTCGCTGCAGGAACTACCGCGTCGGCGTAGTACGCCGTCGGTGCGGCTACACGCTTTCGTGCGGGCGTGTCGAGCGTGGTGGCTCGTCCAAGTGGGGTGGGAACGTCGGCACACTGACCACATGACAGGTTTGACAGCTGAACTCGTGGTCGACGGGCGCGTCCCGCAGACACCGACTCTCGCTCCGAACGGGCATTTGCTTTGCTACGTCCTCGCCCCCACCAGCCGAATCGGTGACTACCTCGACACCGCACTCTGGCTAGCCGACATCAACAGCGACGGTGCGTGGAGCCGGGTGACCGCCGACAACGCGACGGAGTCCCGACCCCGCTGGTCCGCGGACTCGCGCACGCTGTACTTCCTGTCCGACCGCGCCGAGCGTGGCACTCCGCAGATGCACCGGCTCACCCCCGCAGACGGAACAGTGATCGCGTTGACCCGCTGGCGCGCCGGCATCGCCGACCACCTGCCTCTCGCCGATCCCAACCTGATCGCCCTGCTCGCCGAGGACGAGCCCACCGAAAAGGACGTGCGCCGCGCCCGGGACCGTGACGACGCCATCGTTGTCGGCGAACGCGAACCTCGTGCCCGGCTGCGGCTGCTCGACCTGCGCACCGGTCATATCACCACCCCGGGTGTGTTCGACAACCGGCACGTTGTGGAAATGAGGCAACGACCCGACGGTGGCCCGCTCGCCGTGCTCACCCAGGCCAGCGCCGACAAGGACTACGGCCCCCGCACCGGCCAACTGCACCTGTTCGACCCCGCCACAGGGACTGCGGAAGACCTCGGACCGGTCGAGGTCGACGCACAATCCCTGGTCTGGTGGCCGGACGATGACGGGTGGCACCTCGGTTACGTCGCCCTCACCCCGCCGGCCCTCCACGCCGGCACTGCGGTTTTCGACTTGACTCTGAGCAGCCGCGTCCGTCGCAACCGCGCCGCAGGCCTGCCGATGTGCCCCATCGAACTGTGCCAGACCGACGCCGCCCCCCTGGTGGTCTTCGCCAACGGCCTGCACACGACCCTGGCCCGGCTCGACCCCGACGGTCCCACACCACTATCGCAGCACCCCGGCCACCTCGACGCCCTCACCACCACCCCGGCTGGCAAGACGATCGCGGCACTGACCGGTACCCGGTACCAACCCACGAACGTTTATGTTGGGCCAACGACGGGGCCGCTGCGGAAGGTCACGGACACCCGCCCTGAACTGGACGGCATCGCATTCGGTACGCAGCGACCGCTGGTCTATCGAGCGGCCGACGGCCTCGATCTGGATGGTCTGCTAATACTGCCGGCCGGGAAATCCGCTTTGGACGGCCCGTTCCCGCTCGTCACGATCGTGCATGGAGGCCCCGACGATCGGTACGCCGATCGCCTCCAGTTGTTCTCGTTCCACGGTGCACGGCCACAGTGGCTGGCCACCGCCGGATACGCGGTGTTCCTGCCCAACCCGCGGGGCGGGCAGGGCCACGGTCACGAGTTCGCGGCCAGCGTCGTAGGCAGGGTCGGCCGGGAGGAGTGGTCCGACATCCTGACCGGCATCGACCTGCTGATCGCCGAGGGTATCGCCGACCCCGATCGGCTGGGTATCGCCGGTGGGAGCCACGGTGGGTTCATGGCCGCTTGGGCGATCGGGCAGACGAACCGGTTTCGCGCCGCGCTGGTCGACGCGGGTATCACCGACTGGGGG of the Amycolatopsis sp. NBC_01488 genome contains:
- the istA gene encoding IS21 family transposase, which gives rise to MKSSREIMEILEAYDLTGSYRAAAELAGCDHHTVARYVALREAGEAPVAREHRVRPIDEYLPKIEELVVRSNGRVRADVVHQRITAMGFTGGERTTRRVVAQVKQRLRAGQRRVFRPWIVEPGLWLQWDWGHGPKIAGRQTQLWCAWLAWSRFRVVIPVMDKTLPTIVACLDTTLRRIGGVPTYALTDNEKTVSVDHIAAIAVRNPDIVEVGRHYGMTIRTCIPADPQTKGGSEATVRIAKADLVPTDTNLLEEYRSFGELETACREFCEQVNDRPHRETHRRPVEALAEERQRLHPLTRKPFTVAFGTTRRVNWDGTVSVEGVRYSVPHQLVDTRVWVRFHGDDLIVTSVDDNGPAEVARHARSTPGNPSIKDEHYPPRPDHHGDRTPRASSAEEAAFLALGSGAAAWLTEAAATGARRIRPKMAEAVTLAKLHPAEEVDRALGIAAIAGRFAENDLIRILTHNTGRDTAEPSRASEDHSLQPGTSAWSSFGLPTSDNDSESDV
- a CDS encoding prolyl oligopeptidase family serine peptidase → MTGLTAELVVDGRVPQTPTLAPNGHLLCYVLAPTSRIGDYLDTALWLADINSDGAWSRVTADNATESRPRWSADSRTLYFLSDRAERGTPQMHRLTPADGTVIALTRWRAGIADHLPLADPNLIALLAEDEPTEKDVRRARDRDDAIVVGEREPRARLRLLDLRTGHITTPGVFDNRHVVEMRQRPDGGPLAVLTQASADKDYGPRTGQLHLFDPATGTAEDLGPVEVDAQSLVWWPDDDGWHLGYVALTPPALHAGTAVFDLTLSSRVRRNRAAGLPMCPIELCQTDAAPLVVFANGLHTTLARLDPDGPTPLSQHPGHLDALTTTPAGKTIAALTGTRYQPTNVYVGPTTGPLRKVTDTRPELDGIAFGTQRPLVYRAADGLDLDGLLILPAGKSALDGPFPLVTIVHGGPDDRYADRLQLFSFHGARPQWLATAGYAVFLPNPRGGQGHGHEFAASVVGRVGREEWSDILTGIDLLIAEGIADPDRLGIAGGSHGGFMAAWAIGQTNRFRAALVDAGITDWGMLAANGEHGQLDGALSGSIGWEGVGPHPHDAVSPVSFASHVRTPVLILHGAEDTNVPLGQAVYFHRALRHFGVEHEFVIYPREGHSIQERNHQLDVLRRTRAWFDRWLQP
- the istB gene encoding IS21-like element helper ATPase IstB, with the protein product MTSGLRVAGPAGDPLAEAVALTKRLKLPHLRRALTDLIPTAKAQRWDPAEVVRVLLAEEAAGRDAANLRTRRKRAAFPAGKTFGDWDEQASSIARPTQDSLKTLEWVRNKENLCICGPSGTGKSHFCEALGQAAIEAGLTVAWFTIEDLGALVRRHRVDDSITRALARLIRTDLIIIDDIGLLPVSPDAAEGFYRLVDAAYERRALAVSSNLHPSGFDEIMPKTLATATVDRLLHHAHVVVTQGDSFRLAQATSGQGVRPLR